In one window of Rhodoglobus vestalii DNA:
- a CDS encoding oligosaccharide flippase family protein: MFAKRILGFAGLPFLSLITPFLFLPILARVAGADAWLAIAVGQSSGGFFALIVALGFNTVGPPLIALAEPSIRPRLLVTSIHARALVWLPSAIVAAVIASVVSPSDYRVDAAVMAIAMSLTGLSSAWFMIGLGRASLIAIYEISPRIVATVIAAIVVLNAGDVLWYPALLVVASLVSVSLFALRTAGFTELKRRDRHAIREVFRANRSAVTTEVAGGAYNSLAVTFVGAAATTAQAAAYVSGDKLYRIGQYSVSALGNALQGWVVEAGDTEFAHRIRRSLLVHGALGFAGLTMFAVLGPWLSEILFGAEVAIDRATALGLGVATLGIALGTSLGRITLVGMGARRQFMVSVLLAAAVGVPAILALSATYGAAGGAWGLAIGETVSVCTQALFVWRIRAKAGAFIVAKTQPDDPARKS; encoded by the coding sequence ATGTTCGCTAAACGCATCCTCGGCTTTGCGGGGCTGCCGTTTCTGTCGCTGATCACCCCTTTTCTGTTCCTGCCCATTTTGGCGAGAGTTGCCGGCGCAGACGCGTGGCTTGCCATCGCGGTCGGCCAGTCCAGCGGTGGCTTCTTTGCGCTCATCGTGGCGCTCGGCTTCAACACGGTCGGGCCACCGCTGATTGCGCTGGCCGAGCCGAGCATCCGCCCTCGACTGCTGGTGACCAGCATTCATGCGCGCGCGCTCGTGTGGCTACCGAGCGCGATTGTTGCCGCCGTCATCGCCAGTGTGGTGTCACCCAGCGACTACCGTGTGGATGCGGCGGTCATGGCAATCGCGATGAGCCTTACCGGACTATCGAGTGCCTGGTTCATGATCGGTTTGGGCCGTGCCAGCCTGATCGCGATCTACGAGATTTCGCCGCGAATTGTCGCAACAGTGATCGCCGCCATCGTGGTGCTGAACGCGGGTGATGTGCTCTGGTATCCCGCCCTTCTCGTCGTGGCGTCACTGGTGAGCGTGAGCCTATTCGCCCTCCGTACCGCGGGCTTCACCGAGCTGAAGCGCCGCGATCGTCACGCGATCCGTGAAGTCTTTCGCGCAAACCGCTCGGCGGTCACCACCGAGGTCGCCGGTGGCGCCTACAACTCCTTGGCCGTCACCTTCGTGGGTGCGGCCGCAACCACCGCGCAGGCAGCAGCCTATGTTTCGGGCGACAAGCTGTACCGTATTGGTCAGTACTCCGTGTCGGCGCTCGGCAACGCACTCCAGGGTTGGGTTGTTGAAGCCGGCGACACAGAATTTGCGCACCGCATCCGACGCTCCCTGCTGGTGCATGGGGCACTCGGGTTTGCCGGCCTCACCATGTTTGCCGTCCTCGGCCCGTGGCTCTCTGAGATCCTCTTCGGTGCCGAAGTCGCCATCGACCGGGCCACCGCCCTCGGCCTAGGCGTCGCAACCCTAGGAATCGCCCTCGGCACGTCCCTGGGGCGCATCACCCTCGTCGGAATGGGCGCCCGCCGCCAATTCATGGTGAGCGTCCTGCTCGCAGCCGCTGTCGGAGTGCCAGCCATTCTGGCGCTCAGCGCAACCTACGGGGCTGCAGGCGGCGCGTGGGGGCTCGCAATCGGCGAAACCGTGTCGGTGTGCACCCAAGCCCTGTTCGTGTGGCGCATCCGGGCGAAGGCAGGCGCATTTATTGTGGCGAAGACACAACCGGACGATCCGGCGCGCAAAAGCTAG
- a CDS encoding GDP-mannose 4,6-dehydratase, translating into MKRAFITGITGQDGLYLAELLLSKGYKVFGLMRGQNNPKRELLERLIPDVEILTGDLTDLSSLMRAMSVAKPDEFYNLGAISFVAYSWENAHLTSEVTGMGVLNALEAVRLHMAATGQEVRFYQASSSEMFGKVQQVPQNEDTLLWPRSPYGVAKVYGHYMTINYRESYGMHASSGVLFNHESPRRGPEFVTRKVTRAVARISLGLQDTITLGNLDAQRDWGFAGDYVEAMWLMLQQDEPDDYVISTGETQSIRALLDHAFAAVGIDDWSSYVELDERFMRPAEVDLLVGDSAKARERLGWEPTVKFPELIAMMVDADLVEQKELAGIK; encoded by the coding sequence ATGAAGCGCGCATTCATCACAGGGATCACCGGCCAAGACGGCCTCTACCTTGCAGAGTTGCTGCTATCGAAGGGCTACAAAGTCTTCGGTCTCATGCGCGGGCAAAACAACCCGAAACGCGAACTGCTGGAGCGGCTCATCCCCGACGTCGAAATCTTGACCGGGGACCTCACCGACCTCTCAAGCCTGATGCGCGCAATGAGCGTCGCCAAGCCCGACGAGTTCTACAACCTCGGCGCAATCTCCTTCGTTGCCTACTCGTGGGAGAACGCTCACCTCACCAGTGAAGTCACCGGCATGGGCGTCCTGAATGCGCTCGAAGCGGTGCGCTTGCATATGGCGGCAACCGGGCAAGAGGTACGGTTTTACCAGGCGTCAAGCTCCGAAATGTTCGGCAAAGTACAGCAAGTGCCTCAAAACGAAGACACCCTGCTGTGGCCCCGCTCACCCTACGGCGTCGCCAAGGTTTATGGCCACTACATGACCATCAACTACCGCGAGTCCTACGGCATGCACGCCTCCTCTGGTGTGCTGTTCAACCACGAATCCCCTCGGCGCGGCCCCGAATTTGTCACCCGCAAAGTCACCCGCGCCGTCGCACGTATCTCCCTAGGGTTGCAAGACACCATCACCCTGGGAAACCTCGACGCCCAACGGGACTGGGGTTTTGCCGGAGACTACGTCGAAGCGATGTGGCTCATGCTGCAGCAGGATGAGCCCGACGACTACGTCATCTCGACGGGCGAAACCCAGAGCATCCGCGCGCTCCTTGATCATGCGTTTGCGGCAGTGGGAATCGATGACTGGAGCAGCTACGTCGAGCTCGACGAGCGATTCATGCGCCCCGCAGAAGTTGACCTGCTCGTGGGCGACTCAGCCAAAGCGCGCGAGCGACTCGGCTGGGAACCGACCGTCAAGTTCCCCGAGCTCATCGCAATGATGGTTGACGCCGATCTGGTCGAGCAGAAAGAGCTTGCCGGCATCAAATGA
- a CDS encoding GDP-mannose 4,6-dehydratase: MTRALITGVTGQDGSYLAELLLSKGYEVHGVTRDADEAVTTGVIAHELDLATDSAIAELIATVEPNEIYNLAALSSVYQSWQSPALTARLNGAVVAEMLAAVKVIHDRGKTDIRFVQASSAEIFGVPTESPQNEQTTVRPTSPYGAAKAYAHGLVGAYRTAGVAASSVILYNHESPRRPETFVTRKITAAAARISLGLQDTLELGNVDARRDWGWAPDYVDALVRTAQHLFADDFVIATGVSHSVREFVAAAFARAGVDDWQDRVRISDTLLRSGDAPLQSGDASKARQLLDWSPTLDFDGIVSAMVDHDLALLS; this comes from the coding sequence ATGACACGCGCACTGATCACGGGAGTAACCGGCCAAGACGGTTCGTACCTCGCCGAACTTTTGCTGTCGAAAGGCTACGAAGTGCACGGCGTCACCCGGGACGCCGATGAAGCAGTCACGACCGGGGTGATCGCACACGAACTCGACCTCGCCACCGACAGTGCGATCGCAGAACTCATTGCCACTGTTGAACCGAATGAGATTTACAACCTTGCGGCGCTGAGTTCCGTGTACCAGTCGTGGCAGAGCCCTGCACTCACCGCGCGACTGAACGGTGCCGTGGTCGCGGAAATGTTGGCCGCGGTGAAAGTGATCCACGATCGGGGCAAGACCGACATCCGTTTTGTGCAAGCGTCGAGCGCAGAAATCTTTGGTGTGCCCACTGAGTCGCCACAGAATGAGCAGACAACCGTGCGCCCCACGAGCCCGTATGGGGCGGCAAAAGCGTACGCTCACGGCCTCGTTGGGGCCTATCGCACCGCTGGCGTGGCTGCCTCCTCGGTGATTCTGTACAACCACGAGTCGCCGCGCCGGCCTGAGACGTTCGTCACGCGCAAGATCACCGCCGCGGCGGCCCGCATTTCGTTGGGGCTGCAAGACACTCTTGAGCTCGGCAACGTGGATGCACGGCGAGATTGGGGCTGGGCTCCCGACTATGTTGATGCGCTCGTGAGAACAGCACAGCATCTTTTTGCTGACGACTTCGTCATCGCCACCGGTGTCTCGCACTCGGTTCGTGAGTTTGTCGCAGCCGCATTCGCGCGCGCAGGCGTCGATGACTGGCAAGACCGCGTGCGAATCTCAGACACCCTCCTGCGGTCGGGGGATGCCCCACTGCAGTCGGGCGATGCGAGCAAGGCTCGGCAACTTCTCGACTGGTCACCGACGCTCGATTTTGATGGAATTGTCTCAGCGATGGTCGACCATGATCTCGCTTTGCTGAGTTAA
- a CDS encoding WhiB family transcriptional regulator yields the protein MDNSGYRSGVPDDWFVDPVRLGVPGVRQPLADEDGNALSWQTDSLCAQTDPEAFFPEKGGSTRDAKKICSSCEVRSQCLEYALRNDERFGIWGGLSERERRKLRKRAS from the coding sequence ATGGACAACAGCGGATACCGCTCGGGAGTTCCAGACGACTGGTTTGTCGACCCCGTACGACTCGGGGTACCGGGGGTGCGGCAACCACTCGCCGACGAAGACGGCAACGCACTCTCTTGGCAAACAGACTCGCTCTGTGCCCAAACTGATCCCGAGGCATTCTTTCCCGAAAAGGGTGGCTCGACCCGGGACGCGAAGAAGATTTGCTCATCCTGTGAGGTGCGCAGTCAGTGCCTCGAATATGCCCTCCGGAACGATGAGCGATTCGGTATTTGGGGCGGACTATCGGAACGAGAACGCCGCAAGTTGCGCAAGCGCGCCAGCTAA